The following are from one region of the Alicyclobacillus fastidiosus genome:
- a CDS encoding class I SAM-dependent methyltransferase encodes MTVSMSPDEIRKNYDKIADFYEHGRSKTIGLNHVNQFLSFLPHHSNHLNPPSVLDIGCGTGIPLTRHLVSYGARVTGLDISAKMLEKARQIIPEVTFIRSDITSCMINSNFDGVLAWDSLFHIPLEKQINTLKKVIRLLRPNGVALFTTGGQHGELVSEMFGQKFYYSSLSKRQYEATLAEENCQVLYNEIDDPSGHGHRVICCKKNGVTQGNKTT; translated from the coding sequence ATGACTGTCAGTATGTCGCCTGATGAAATTCGTAAAAATTATGATAAGATTGCAGATTTTTATGAACATGGACGGTCCAAAACAATTGGCCTAAATCATGTTAATCAATTCCTTTCTTTCTTACCTCATCACTCGAATCATCTAAACCCACCTAGTGTTCTGGACATAGGCTGTGGAACTGGGATTCCGTTGACAAGGCATCTTGTATCCTATGGAGCAAGAGTAACGGGATTAGACATATCAGCTAAAATGTTAGAAAAGGCACGACAAATAATTCCTGAAGTAACCTTTATCAGGTCCGACATTACTTCATGCATGATAAATAGCAACTTCGATGGTGTGTTGGCATGGGACTCTCTCTTTCACATCCCCTTGGAAAAGCAGATAAATACCCTTAAAAAAGTGATTCGATTGCTCCGTCCAAATGGTGTAGCACTATTTACGACAGGTGGCCAACATGGCGAATTGGTCTCAGAGATGTTTGGGCAAAAGTTTTACTACAGTTCACTATCCAAGCGACAGTACGAAGCCACACTAGCAGAGGAGAATTGCCAAGTACTTTACAATGAAATCGATGACCCAAGTGGTCATGGACACCGGGTCATATGCTGTAAGAAAAATGGGGTCACACAGGGG